Within Triticum dicoccoides isolate Atlit2015 ecotype Zavitan chromosome 1B, WEW_v2.0, whole genome shotgun sequence, the genomic segment GTAGTACCTTGCTCGCTGGTGATGCCATGAAGGAAGAGGTTGAGGAGCATCCGTCGGGAGGGGTTGGGAGCAGCTGACAAGTCGAGGCGATGGGGAGAGGCCCACGGGAGAGGATGGGAAGTAGCCAATGAGAGGGGATGAGGTTCAGGCAGGCGACCGGAGCCGTCGAGTTGCTGGAGCTTCGAGGTGTTGGCTAGTCGCCACCCAGATTGGGAGGGGACGAAAGGATTAGGAGGGCGCAAGAGGAGGGCCAAACCCTAGTAATTGAGGTGTGGGACGGGGATGAAAGGGGTTATGCGCCAAAAGTTTGAGCTTTGTTTGAGCCAATAAAGATTATCCTGTCTGACAACACCAATTAATCGGTTGACATGCCAGTCAATGCGATGATTATGTGCTATTTGAGTCGGCCACGTTATGGGTTAACTGACTTGTTAACGGGTTAATCAGCCGAAATTTTAAACAGTGCTTGCATCAAGCAACATCCCTTTTTGCTTGCATATTGCACCTCCAACGGACTGCACTAACAACTAATCTGGTTAGTGGACATTGACGTGTACGGTGTGTACGTGTGTTCATTGTCAGCGCGCGTAGTGGAAGCACCATACACACGAACGCCCTGGTACTAGCTCAGAGCCTTCATGCTGGATTAAAAATGGCTGACACCTAACACCATACACACGGACATTCAGATGCACGACTGACCGCCACAGTAACGGTAGATTTCCAAAAGGAATCTACCACTGCTAGTACTACTGTCACTCACTCACATGATCCGATCCCAAAGCAACCACATGGCCGGAGGCGAGGGTGCGCCCTGCCGGCCACGCCACGCACCGCACCGCACAAAACGCCCACGAACTCCTCGCCGAGCCGCCCCGGCAACTCCCTCGCACCGCACGTCCCTGTTCCCTCCGTCGCGCCTCCGCCACCGTCCGGCCACCACAAGCTCCACCGGAAAAACTCACTCCTTTGTTTTCCCAACCCCTTTCCGGTTTTCCACGCGTCCCCCCTTTTCGCGCCCCgcccggcctcccccctttccagcCAGTTTAAAAGCCACCCGCCCACGCACCAGACCTCACCACCCTCCCCGTCGCCGCACAGAGCacggcacgcacgcacgcacgctccCCTCAGCTCACGCTCTCGCAGCTCGCAGCTCGCCACACCATGCAGATCCTCCGGCTCCTTGCGGCGCGGCGCAGTGCCGCgtcggccgtggctgcgtccgagCGCCGGGACGGCGAGGGCGAGGACGAGGGGCCCTTCTTCGACCTCGACTTCGCCTCCTGCTCGCTCCGCGACTCCTCCTTCAGCTCCAGCTCCGGTGCGCTCTCGggctccgactccgactccgacgagGAGCTCGACTTCGTCATCTCACTTCAAAGGAGCCGCTCCGCCTCGGAGCCGCATTCCAAGGCCAAGCCCGCCGGCCGCAAGCGCGGCATCGGCGGCCTGCGCACGCTCAGCTTCGGCGCCAGGAAGGCCGCGCCGCTCTACGGCGTCGGCCGCCGCAGCTTCGCCCGCAGCAGCTCCGCCAGCGCGCGCTCGCTCCGGCTCTTCATGGCGACGCCCCAccccgaggaggacgagcacgagcGCGCGTCGGAGCCCGCCGGCAGCAGGCGCGCGCCGTCCCGGGACGTGATCAGGAGGTACCTGGCCAAGATCTCGCGGCGGCTCCGCACGGCCGCGAGCCCCCGCGCCGAGGCCAGAGGCCTCCGTCGCCTGCGCAAGTGCCGGTCGGCGTCCTCGGCTGTGGCCAGCTCCGCGCCGCGCCGCGACGACGACTCGGCCGTCGAGAAGCAGGACGGCATCGCCGGCGCCATCGCACACTGCAAGGAGTCCATCCACCGGGCCTCCATGTCCGACTGCGAGTTGCCGCTGCTACGGTCTCGGAGCGACCCGGGGAAatgcgacgccgcgtagctcgTCCCCGTCGCCGAGCGTGGAAGCTTCTCGCTGAACTTCATTCAGCGAAGATGAAACAGAGTAGAAGCAGAGCGTCAAAGTGGCAAGAAAATCTTTGCGTGTTTGTTTATGTGTGTTGTGTGTGCTTCAAGATCCGTCCTAGAGTTTGTAGTTTATTATAAGGATTTTGGTTAGGTGTAAGCGTGGGAAAAAGAGCTCTTTTTAGGCTCCTTTAACCCCCAATCACAGCCCATCTCATGGTCTCATTCATGCATGTAGATGAACGTGGATTGTAGCTGTTGCGTTGCGTCCCTCCTTTGCTGTCTCTTTTCCTCCTCATTTCCCCTCAACTTTGTGTGCTTGCTTTGTAGAAGTACTCGtgtgtacatgtgaaatgtaagttGCAACATGTCGTACTACATTACT encodes:
- the LOC119312948 gene encoding probable membrane-associated kinase regulator 2 — its product is MQILRLLAARRSAASAVAASERRDGEGEDEGPFFDLDFASCSLRDSSFSSSSGALSGSDSDSDEELDFVISLQRSRSASEPHSKAKPAGRKRGIGGLRTLSFGARKAAPLYGVGRRSFARSSSASARSLRLFMATPHPEEDEHERASEPAGSRRAPSRDVIRRYLAKISRRLRTAASPRAEARGLRRLRKCRSASSAVASSAPRRDDDSAVEKQDGIAGAIAHCKESIHRASMSDCELPLLRSRSDPGKCDAA